One Lottiidibacillus patelloidae DNA segment encodes these proteins:
- a CDS encoding DUF1540 domain-containing protein yields the protein MPIVKCNVANCAFWGEGNNCQADSILVEIDEHANNHVSMDDSGNLSSSTAHEDEAEHSAETCCHTFKPKH from the coding sequence ATGCCAATCGTAAAATGTAATGTTGCCAACTGCGCCTTTTGGGGTGAAGGGAACAATTGTCAGGCAGATTCAATCCTTGTTGAAATAGATGAGCATGCAAATAACCATGTCAGTATGGATGATAGTGGTAATTTATCTAGTTCAACTGCACATGAAGATGAAGCGGAACATAGTGCTGAAACATGTTGCCATACATTTAAACCAAAGCATTAA
- a CDS encoding Fur family transcriptional regulator, whose amino-acid sequence MNVEYALEQLKNNGFKLTDKREFILNLFAENKRYMSAKEVMELLKMNIPGLSYDTIYRNLALFTTLNILESTDLEGEKKFRLTCSGSKHHHHLICLSCNKTKHVDECPMTSITLNSDDFEIVDHKFEIYGYCKECQHNSKS is encoded by the coding sequence ATGAACGTTGAATATGCTTTAGAACAATTGAAAAATAATGGTTTTAAATTAACTGATAAACGTGAATTCATCCTTAATTTATTTGCGGAAAATAAACGCTACATGTCTGCAAAAGAAGTAATGGAATTACTGAAAATGAATATCCCTGGACTAAGTTATGATACGATTTATAGAAACTTAGCACTTTTTACAACACTTAATATTCTTGAATCAACTGATCTTGAAGGGGAGAAGAAATTTCGTCTCACATGCTCCGGGTCTAAGCACCATCATCATTTAATATGTCTAAGTTGCAACAAGACAAAACATGTTGATGAGTGTCCGATGACATCAATTACGTTAAATAGTGATGATTTTGAAATTGTGGATCATAAGTTTGAAATTTATGGATATTGCAAAGAGTGTCAACATAATAGCAAATCTTAA
- a CDS encoding metal ABC transporter permease — protein sequence MISAFFTYDFLQNAFIVGILIGFLAPLIGTFIVVRRLSLIADALSHITLAGIAGGMLLQKTFFPLQGMQSLPLYFGMAFSVVGSVLIEKLRSIYKFYQELAIPILMSGGIGLSVIFISLSDGFNSELMNYLFGSVNAVSRLDVYVISCITLFVVIIIILLYKELVFLSFDEEQAKVSGVKAKTIHFLFIVIVALVISSSMRIVGILLVSSLMTLPVAASIRIANGFKQSILFSIIFGEIAVIGGLISAYHLSISPGGTIVVIAVLILLGSILWSKRKKK from the coding sequence ATGATTTCAGCATTTTTCACATATGATTTTTTACAAAATGCCTTTATAGTCGGAATCTTAATAGGCTTTTTAGCACCATTAATCGGGACTTTTATTGTTGTAAGACGACTTTCCTTAATCGCAGATGCATTATCACATATAACGTTAGCAGGAATTGCGGGGGGGATGCTTTTGCAGAAAACCTTTTTCCCTTTGCAAGGGATGCAATCACTTCCCCTTTACTTTGGAATGGCCTTTTCTGTAGTCGGATCTGTATTAATCGAAAAATTAAGGTCTATTTATAAGTTTTATCAGGAATTGGCAATACCAATTTTAATGTCTGGTGGTATAGGTTTAAGTGTTATTTTTATTTCTTTATCAGACGGCTTTAATTCTGAACTAATGAATTATTTATTTGGAAGTGTCAATGCCGTTAGTCGCTTAGATGTGTATGTAATATCTTGTATTACATTATTTGTAGTAATAATTATCATTTTACTTTATAAAGAATTAGTATTTTTATCTTTTGATGAAGAGCAAGCGAAAGTTTCGGGTGTTAAAGCAAAAACAATTCATTTCTTGTTTATTGTAATTGTTGCGTTAGTAATTTCTTCCTCCATGAGAATTGTAGGGATTTTACTTGTATCATCATTAATGACATTACCTGTAGCGGCAAGTATTAGAATTGCTAATGGTTTTAAACAATCCATACTATTTTCCATTATCTTTGGAGAGATTGCGGTTATAGGTGGACTTATCTCTGCTTACCACTTGTCTATATCACCAGGTGGAACAATTGTAGTAATCGCAGTATTAATATTACTAGGGTCAATTTTGTGGAGTAAAAGAAAAAAGAAATAA
- a CDS encoding metal ABC transporter ATP-binding protein, translating to MDQSTKVLEISNVTYRYDDRNVIEDVSLTINRGDFLGLVGPNGSGKSTLIKIILGLIKPDKGTVLLFGENQDKFKQWQKIGYVSQKANSFNSGFPATVFEVVAMGLVGKKGLFSFQSSKDKKLIDEAIETVGMSAFKKRNIGELSGGQQQRVFIARALVSDPELLILDEPTVGVDNQHVQSFYKLLTNLNRNKGITLLLVSHDVGVISEKVTNVACINKTLHFHGDREAYKEYEKSNLSSFYGHDVKVITHDHEHGGITK from the coding sequence ATGGATCAATCAACAAAAGTATTAGAAATATCTAATGTGACTTATCGGTATGATGACCGAAATGTTATCGAAGATGTTTCTTTAACTATTAATAGAGGGGATTTCTTAGGATTAGTGGGACCTAACGGCTCTGGGAAATCAACGTTAATAAAAATTATCCTCGGATTAATTAAGCCTGATAAAGGGACTGTTCTTCTATTTGGAGAAAATCAGGATAAGTTTAAACAATGGCAAAAGATAGGGTACGTATCACAAAAAGCAAACAGTTTTAACAGTGGATTCCCTGCTACAGTATTTGAAGTAGTAGCAATGGGGCTAGTAGGGAAAAAAGGCTTATTCTCTTTTCAAAGCAGTAAAGATAAAAAGTTAATTGATGAAGCAATAGAAACTGTGGGCATGAGTGCATTTAAAAAAAGAAATATTGGAGAACTTTCTGGTGGGCAACAGCAAAGGGTTTTTATTGCTCGAGCTTTAGTAAGTGATCCGGAATTATTAATATTAGATGAACCTACTGTTGGTGTAGACAATCAGCATGTTCAATCATTTTATAAACTTCTTACAAATCTTAATCGTAATAAAGGTATTACATTACTATTAGTATCACATGATGTAGGTGTAATTTCAGAAAAAGTTACTAATGTAGCTTGTATTAATAAAACATTACATTTTCACGGAGACCGAGAGGCATATAAGGAATATGAGAAATCTAATTTATCCTCCTTTTACGGGCACGATGTAAAAGTAATTACTCATGATCATGAGCATGGAGGAATAACAAAATGA
- a CDS encoding lytic transglycosylase domain-containing protein, translating into MLIENMKQWGLKLALLAVIFSLLVVISVQQINLNKTEKQLYVAKEQVDYLTSENEIFKNYQEMLIVERDMSLMQNYLEENATEASEPLNGYKDWLKSQKLSEHFYEESDGEFKKSWGLFLAQEAKRYDMDPYIVYELIKIESGNTFDPHLVGPETKYGHAYGMTQFMKNTAPWIAGMADLPYKHEMLFDPYYSIQLAIVYLDFLQNRYGNWDKALTAYNRGIYGLEAYIQQYGHAKSSYAVKIQNGANKQKYVAYSSN; encoded by the coding sequence ATGCTAATTGAAAATATGAAGCAATGGGGCTTAAAGTTAGCTTTATTAGCTGTAATTTTTTCTTTACTAGTTGTCATATCAGTGCAACAAATTAACTTAAATAAAACAGAGAAACAATTATATGTAGCAAAAGAACAAGTTGATTATTTAACTAGTGAAAACGAAATTTTCAAAAATTATCAAGAGATGTTAATTGTAGAACGTGATATGTCACTAATGCAAAATTACTTGGAAGAAAATGCAACAGAAGCTTCGGAGCCATTAAATGGCTATAAAGACTGGTTAAAAAGTCAAAAGCTTTCGGAACATTTTTATGAAGAAAGTGATGGAGAATTTAAGAAGAGCTGGGGGCTATTCTTAGCTCAGGAAGCCAAAAGATATGACATGGATCCATACATTGTTTATGAATTAATAAAAATTGAATCTGGAAATACTTTTGATCCACATTTAGTAGGTCCAGAAACAAAATATGGTCATGCTTATGGGATGACGCAATTTATGAAAAATACTGCACCTTGGATTGCTGGAATGGCTGATTTACCATACAAACACGAAATGCTTTTTGACCCTTATTATTCGATTCAACTAGCGATCGTGTATCTAGACTTCCTGCAAAATAGGTACGGAAACTGGGATAAGGCACTAACTGCTTATAACCGAGGAATTTATGGTTTAGAAGCATATATACAACAGTATGGACATGCAAAAAGCTCTTACGCTGTTAAGATACAAAATGGGGCTAACAAACAAAAATACGTAGCTTATAGCTCAAACTAA
- a CDS encoding YitT family protein: protein MVRKKKKEHKKESTFHLIYRLFMIVLGSLLAAVSIELFLMPNNIIDGGIIGISLILDYITPESITFINFGTLVVFINLPFMYSGYKQIGKTFAFSSLFAIVCLAIIESQLHHFSPFVDQPILATVFGGLVLGTGVGIVIRHGGSLDGTEILSILLTKRLPFSVGELVMFMNIFIFGTAAFVFGVEEAMYSVMTYYIAFKTIDTVIQGLDETKAVLIVSDYYEEVSQDILDRLGRGTTKLKGKGGYTDAEKEVIYAVVTRLEVTKLKNIVYDIDPNAFITIMNTQETRGAKFKSSIH from the coding sequence ATGGTAAGAAAAAAGAAAAAAGAACATAAAAAAGAGAGTACCTTTCATTTAATTTACCGACTATTTATGATTGTGCTAGGTTCTCTTTTAGCTGCTGTAAGTATTGAGTTGTTTTTAATGCCAAACAATATTATTGATGGTGGTATCATTGGTATTTCATTAATTTTAGATTATATTACACCTGAATCGATAACATTCATTAATTTTGGTACTTTAGTCGTCTTTATTAATTTACCATTTATGTATTCAGGTTATAAACAAATTGGGAAGACGTTTGCCTTTTCATCCTTATTTGCGATTGTTTGTTTAGCAATTATTGAAAGTCAATTACATCATTTTAGTCCGTTTGTCGATCAACCAATATTGGCTACTGTTTTTGGTGGGTTAGTATTAGGAACGGGTGTTGGTATTGTTATTCGCCATGGTGGATCATTAGATGGTACAGAAATTTTAAGTATTCTACTTACGAAAAGACTTCCGTTTTCAGTAGGTGAACTTGTTATGTTTATGAACATTTTCATCTTTGGGACGGCAGCATTTGTGTTTGGGGTAGAAGAAGCGATGTATTCTGTAATGACGTATTATATTGCCTTTAAAACAATTGATACTGTCATTCAAGGGTTAGATGAAACAAAAGCTGTTCTTATCGTATCGGATTATTATGAAGAAGTATCTCAGGACATATTGGACCGATTAGGGCGTGGAACAACGAAGTTAAAAGGAAAAGGCGGATATACAGACGCTGAAAAAGAAGTTATATATGCTGTTGTTACAAGACTTGAAGTAACAAAGTTAAAAAATATCGTTTATGATATAGACCCAAATGCTTTTATTACTATTATGAATACACAAGAAACACGTGGAGCAAAATTTAAGTCTTCTATTCATTAA
- a CDS encoding DUF2624 family protein, with protein MVNPIMQKLINHQIQNATLEQLLKYASKYNVSLTKQEAQVIVDVLRKNNIDIFDTNKRLKILKEIARKVNPTVAKKMNNILEQLIN; from the coding sequence TTGGTAAACCCCATCATGCAAAAACTAATAAATCATCAAATCCAAAATGCTACTTTAGAACAATTACTAAAATACGCAAGTAAATATAACGTTTCATTAACGAAACAAGAAGCACAAGTAATTGTAGATGTTTTACGAAAAAATAACATTGATATTTTCGATACCAATAAAAGGTTGAAAATTCTAAAGGAAATTGCTCGTAAAGTAAATCCTACGGTTGCAAAAAAAATGAACAACATTTTAGAACAATTAATTAATTAA
- a CDS encoding deoxyribonuclease IV, with protein sequence MLKLGSHVSMSGKKMLLGSSEEAVSYGANTFMIYTGAPQNTRRKPIEELNIENGIAHMKANGINEIVVHAPYIINIGNSIKPETYELGVNFLRAEIERTEALQVAKQIVLHPGAHVTAGADAGIKQIIEGLNEVVTKEQQVQIALETMAGKGSECGRSFEELAKIIDGVKYNEKISVCFDTCHTHDAGYDIVNDFDGVLNEFDKLIGLDRLKVLHINDSKNIKGARKDRHENIGFGHIGFDALNYIVHHPQLQDIPKILETPFVGEDKNNKKAPYKLEIEMLKEKSFNEKLQETLLTV encoded by the coding sequence ATGTTAAAGTTAGGTTCACACGTATCTATGAGTGGAAAGAAAATGTTATTAGGTTCCAGTGAAGAAGCTGTTTCTTATGGTGCTAATACATTTATGATTTATACAGGAGCTCCTCAAAATACGCGAAGAAAGCCTATTGAGGAATTAAATATTGAAAACGGTATTGCGCATATGAAGGCTAATGGCATTAATGAAATCGTTGTACATGCCCCGTATATTATTAACATTGGGAATTCGATAAAGCCAGAAACGTACGAATTAGGTGTAAACTTCCTGCGAGCAGAAATTGAACGTACAGAAGCATTACAAGTTGCGAAGCAGATTGTTCTTCATCCTGGTGCTCATGTTACAGCTGGTGCTGATGCTGGGATTAAGCAAATTATTGAAGGGTTAAATGAAGTAGTCACAAAAGAGCAACAAGTTCAAATTGCTTTAGAGACAATGGCTGGTAAAGGCAGCGAATGTGGTCGCTCTTTTGAAGAACTTGCAAAGATCATTGATGGCGTAAAATATAATGAAAAAATCTCTGTTTGTTTTGATACTTGCCATACACATGATGCTGGCTATGATATTGTAAATGACTTTGATGGTGTCTTAAATGAGTTTGATAAACTTATTGGCTTAGACCGCTTAAAAGTATTGCATATAAACGACAGTAAAAATATTAAAGGTGCTAGAAAAGACCGTCATGAGAACATTGGCTTTGGTCACATTGGTTTTGATGCACTAAACTATATTGTTCATCATCCACAATTGCAAGATATTCCGAAGATTCTTGAAACACCGTTTGTAGGGGAGGACAAAAATAATAAAAAAGCTCCATATAAACTTGAGATTGAAATGTTGAAGGAAAAATCATTTAATGAAAAGTTACAGGAAACATTGCTAACAGTTTAA
- a CDS encoding DEAD/DEAH box helicase: MKQSNFERFNLKPFIIESIMEQGFKLPTEIQERLIPSIMNGTDAIGKSQTGTGKTLAYLLPIVNNIDPTIAEVQAVITAPTRELAKQIYAEILKLTAHAPEGEKIEARCIVGGTDRSRTIGKLAVPPHIVVATPGRLMDIVVKEQALSIFKASTLVVDEADVMLDMGFINEVDQLASRMKEDVQMLVFSATIPEKLQPFLKKYMQNPKFIEAKGEQATKPKIEHVIIPVRHREKIDLLERVTKSINPYFAIVFTNTKKQADEVANALQERGINVGRLHGSLTPRQRNKVMKDVLDVKMQYLVATDIAARGIDIKGVSHIINYELPEDLDFYIHRSGRTGRAGAEGIAITLYEISDEDALARLTSKGINFAHKDIKNNEFIELAPLRRKRVKKADENQKTFSKLKSQHKVKPGYKKKLKKQAEQMGRRNKQR; this comes from the coding sequence ATGAAACAATCAAATTTTGAACGCTTTAACCTTAAGCCATTTATTATTGAATCAATTATGGAGCAAGGTTTTAAATTGCCGACAGAAATACAAGAACGCTTAATTCCTTCGATTATGAATGGAACTGACGCTATCGGTAAGTCGCAAACTGGAACAGGTAAGACGTTAGCGTATTTATTACCAATCGTTAATAATATCGACCCAACTATTGCAGAAGTACAAGCTGTAATTACAGCACCAACTAGAGAGTTAGCGAAACAAATTTATGCTGAAATTTTAAAGTTAACAGCTCATGCTCCAGAAGGTGAGAAAATTGAAGCAAGATGTATTGTTGGCGGAACAGATCGTAGTCGTACAATTGGTAAACTTGCTGTACCTCCGCATATTGTAGTAGCTACTCCTGGACGATTAATGGACATCGTTGTAAAAGAGCAAGCTCTTTCAATATTTAAAGCTTCAACATTAGTAGTTGATGAAGCTGATGTTATGTTAGATATGGGATTCATTAATGAAGTCGATCAATTAGCATCAAGAATGAAAGAAGACGTGCAAATGCTTGTCTTCTCTGCAACAATACCTGAAAAGCTACAACCGTTTTTGAAAAAATATATGCAAAATCCTAAGTTTATTGAAGCTAAAGGAGAACAAGCAACTAAACCTAAAATTGAACATGTTATCATTCCTGTTCGTCATAGAGAAAAAATAGACTTGCTTGAGCGCGTGACGAAATCAATTAATCCATATTTTGCTATCGTTTTTACAAACACAAAAAAACAAGCAGATGAAGTGGCAAATGCGTTACAAGAGCGAGGCATTAACGTTGGAAGATTACATGGAAGTTTAACACCGAGACAACGTAACAAGGTGATGAAAGATGTCTTAGATGTAAAAATGCAATACTTAGTTGCTACTGATATTGCTGCTCGTGGAATAGACATTAAAGGTGTTTCCCATATCATTAACTATGAACTACCTGAGGATTTAGATTTTTACATTCACCGTTCTGGTCGAACTGGAAGAGCTGGGGCTGAAGGTATTGCTATAACACTATATGAAATTTCGGACGAGGATGCATTAGCAAGGCTTACTTCTAAAGGAATTAATTTTGCCCATAAAGATATTAAAAATAACGAGTTTATCGAATTGGCTCCTCTTAGAAGAAAGCGTGTTAAGAAAGCTGATGAAAACCAAAAAACCTTTAGTAAATTAAAATCACAACATAAAGTAAAACCTGGTTATAAAAAGAAGCTTAAAAAACAAGCTGAACAAATGGGTCGTAGAAATAAACAAAGATAA
- the vrrA gene encoding VrrA/YqfQ family protein: protein MRGHFPGQFPTTAATRGPFAGGARGGGFLSNLLKGGLPGGAPGAGGGLTNIQGMLNNVQGALKVAQTVGPMVQQYGPIVKNIPALFTVFKQLNSAENTSDKNKSKSPKRSNPKNSSQKGKSKVNSVDVTDTEKKSIKKHSGYRTKESTPKLYF from the coding sequence ATGAGAGGACATTTCCCTGGACAATTTCCTACTACTGCAGCCACAAGAGGTCCATTCGCTGGTGGTGCTAGAGGTGGTGGATTTCTATCTAACCTCTTAAAAGGCGGATTGCCTGGAGGTGCGCCTGGTGCTGGTGGTGGCCTTACGAATATTCAAGGTATGTTAAACAATGTTCAAGGAGCTCTAAAAGTAGCACAAACTGTCGGACCAATGGTTCAGCAATACGGGCCTATAGTAAAAAATATACCTGCATTATTTACCGTATTCAAACAATTGAACAGTGCAGAGAATACTTCGGATAAAAACAAAAGTAAATCTCCAAAAAGGAGCAATCCTAAAAACAGTTCACAAAAAGGTAAATCAAAAGTTAATTCTGTAGATGTAACTGACACAGAAAAAAAATCTATTAAGAAACATTCTGGGTATCGAACAAAAGAATCTACACCAAAGCTATATTTTTAA
- a CDS encoding 4-hydroxy-3-methylbut-2-enyl diphosphate reductase — MKVVKIAPRGYCYGVVDAMVLARQAAKNPDLPRPIYILGMIVHNAHVTEAFEEDGIITLDGSSRVELLKKIDKGTVIFTAHGVSPEVRRIAKEKGLSVVDATCPDVTKTHDLIRDKEEEGYHVVYIGKKGHPEPEGAIGIAPHIVHLIQTPEEVAELDIPSEKILVTNQTTMSQWDVAHIIDKVKEKYPHAEVHNEICLATQVRQEAVATQAVDADLTIVVGDPRSNNSNRLAQVSSDIAGRPAYRISDISELNLEWLKGVETVAVTAGASTPTPITKEVIAFLEKYDPKDESTWKLERKVALNKILPKVKEKLN, encoded by the coding sequence ATGAAAGTAGTAAAAATTGCCCCACGGGGATATTGTTACGGTGTAGTTGATGCAATGGTTTTAGCGCGACAAGCTGCTAAAAACCCAGATTTACCAAGGCCTATATACATTTTAGGTATGATTGTGCATAACGCTCATGTAACGGAAGCATTTGAAGAAGATGGAATAATTACCTTAGACGGTTCTAGCCGAGTAGAGCTTCTGAAAAAGATTGATAAGGGAACGGTAATTTTCACTGCTCACGGAGTTTCACCTGAAGTTCGCAGGATAGCTAAAGAAAAAGGCCTATCCGTTGTTGATGCAACTTGTCCGGATGTTACTAAAACACACGACCTAATCCGAGACAAAGAAGAAGAGGGCTACCATGTTGTTTACATCGGAAAAAAGGGACACCCTGAGCCTGAAGGTGCAATAGGAATTGCCCCTCATATCGTTCATCTCATTCAAACACCAGAAGAAGTAGCAGAATTAGACATTCCTTCTGAAAAAATACTTGTTACGAACCAAACAACGATGAGTCAGTGGGATGTAGCCCACATTATTGATAAAGTTAAAGAGAAATACCCACATGCAGAAGTGCATAATGAAATTTGTTTAGCAACACAAGTTCGCCAAGAAGCAGTAGCAACTCAAGCGGTCGATGCTGACTTAACAATTGTTGTGGGTGATCCACGAAGTAACAATTCAAACCGTTTGGCGCAAGTTTCTTCTGATATCGCAGGAAGACCAGCATACCGAATATCAGATATTAGTGAATTGAACCTTGAGTGGCTTAAAGGTGTCGAAACGGTGGCTGTAACGGCCGGTGCATCTACACCTACTCCAATTACAAAAGAAGTAATTGCATTCCTAGAAAAATATGATCCTAAAGATGAAAGCACTTGGAAACTTGAAAGAAAAGTAGCATTAAATAAAATTTTACCTAAAGTAAAAGAGAAATTAAATTAA
- the lepB gene encoding signal peptidase I — MTKKRSKSFEWAKSIMIAIVLAFIIRTFFFTPIVVDGESMSPTLQEDDRMIVTKISKPQRFDIVVFQAPDGRDYIKRVIGLPGDRIEYKNDVLYINGKAYNEPYLEEYKKKIIDGTLTESFTLKETAVGSYTVPKDSLFVMGDNRKYSKDSRDIGAIPMEKVIGTTNVVYYPIKEIKIVNN, encoded by the coding sequence ATGACTAAGAAGAGAAGCAAATCGTTTGAATGGGCTAAATCCATAATGATTGCAATTGTTTTAGCTTTTATTATTCGCACTTTTTTCTTTACCCCCATAGTTGTTGACGGTGAATCAATGAGTCCTACCCTCCAGGAAGATGACCGTATGATTGTAACCAAAATTAGTAAACCCCAAAGATTTGATATAGTTGTGTTTCAAGCACCAGACGGTAGGGATTACATAAAACGTGTAATCGGACTCCCAGGTGACAGAATTGAGTATAAAAATGATGTTTTATATATAAATGGTAAGGCATATAACGAGCCTTACTTAGAAGAATATAAGAAAAAAATTATTGATGGAACATTAACAGAATCCTTCACTTTAAAGGAAACAGCAGTAGGTAGTTATACTGTGCCTAAAGACTCTTTGTTTGTGATGGGAGATAACAGAAAGTATAGCAAAGACAGCCGTGATATTGGAGCGATACCAATGGAAAAAGTAATAGGGACCACCAATGTTGTTTATTATCCGATAAAAGAAATTAAAATTGTAAATAACTAA
- a CDS encoding Type 1 glutamine amidotransferase-like domain-containing protein yields the protein MKTHYYLGWFNNFFPENLGRLLQEDITDRKSLAMISSNPSIYEDDGSTERSWLDQAGIMFDEYHVINYQVNKEDAQTKIQNASVIFLLGGNTLKQNSFLVEYELSDSIKKSSAVVMGASAGAINMSAKWLCSKNLGYNVEISSVYDGIGLDNFSVLSHFDLENNIALVQSELSLLSEEINIYASNKDCAVRVKGDKIDVFGDVFLISHSKIQKLNETL from the coding sequence ATGAAAACTCACTATTATTTAGGCTGGTTTAACAATTTCTTTCCAGAGAATCTGGGAAGGCTGTTACAGGAGGATATTACTGATAGAAAATCGCTTGCTATGATTAGCTCGAATCCATCTATTTATGAGGATGATGGTTCTACTGAACGCTCGTGGCTTGACCAGGCTGGCATTATGTTTGATGAATATCATGTAATAAATTATCAAGTAAATAAGGAAGATGCCCAAACGAAAATTCAAAATGCTTCAGTCATTTTCTTGTTGGGTGGAAATACTCTTAAACAAAATAGTTTTTTGGTGGAATATGAATTATCGGATTCGATTAAAAAAAGCAGCGCCGTTGTAATGGGAGCAAGCGCTGGTGCAATTAACATGTCAGCTAAATGGTTATGCTCTAAAAACTTAGGATATAACGTTGAAATAAGCTCTGTTTACGACGGAATCGGTCTTGACAATTTTTCCGTCCTATCTCATTTTGATCTTGAAAATAATATTGCATTGGTTCAAAGCGAACTTTCTCTCCTATCGGAAGAAATAAATATTTATGCGTCGAACAAAGATTGCGCTGTACGTGTAAAAGGAGACAAAATTGACGTTTTTGGCGATGTTTTTTTAATTTCCCACTCAAAGATTCAGAAATTGAATGAGACGCTCTAA
- a CDS encoding CPCC family cysteine-rich protein, which translates to MKYTCPCCGYKTLDEEPPGTYDICSICFWEDDGVQYNDPDYGGGANTPSLRQAQKNYNLLGACEERCIEFVRKPNQNDMKDPNWKPL; encoded by the coding sequence GTGAAATATACTTGTCCATGTTGTGGCTATAAAACATTAGATGAAGAACCTCCTGGAACTTATGACATATGTAGTATCTGCTTTTGGGAAGATGATGGAGTTCAATATAATGACCCTGATTATGGCGGTGGTGCAAACACTCCTTCTTTAAGGCAAGCACAGAAAAACTATAACTTATTGGGGGCTTGTGAAGAAAGGTGTATTGAATTTGTAAGGAAACCAAATCAAAATGATATGAAAGACCCTAATTGGAAACCCTTATAG
- a CDS encoding GNAT family N-acetyltransferase, whose protein sequence is MSCYQIKKLKPEDYNKCSNIWDMEKKPKMAKRFYDELVSGNRITFIYLDNNEFIGEGSLVFQNNDPDYTIAGKRIYLSRMIVKEEYRNRGIGSIIVDYLIDYAQQLGYEEMTLGVDTDNINARHLYKKKGFTTVLYFGEDDYGEYVKLLKKLK, encoded by the coding sequence ATGTCTTGTTATCAAATTAAGAAATTAAAACCTGAAGACTATAATAAGTGCAGTAATATTTGGGATATGGAAAAGAAGCCGAAAATGGCTAAGAGGTTTTATGACGAATTAGTAAGCGGAAACAGAATTACTTTTATTTATTTAGATAATAACGAGTTTATAGGAGAAGGTTCGTTAGTTTTTCAAAACAATGACCCAGATTATACTATTGCAGGTAAACGTATTTATCTATCTCGTATGATTGTTAAAGAAGAATATCGAAATCGTGGAATAGGTAGCATAATTGTTGATTATTTGATTGATTATGCTCAACAACTTGGATATGAGGAAATGACACTTGGTGTAGATACAGATAACATAAATGCAAGACATCTATATAAAAAGAAGGGTTTTACAACTGTATTATATTTTGGCGAGGATGACTACGGTGAATATGTAAAACTTCTAAAGAAATTAAAATAG
- a CDS encoding pyridoxamine 5'-phosphate oxidase family protein, with translation MMRINRDTGRSFDLENFLSMPLVAHLSTVAEDSPRDSPVWFYWQDKKIWIIGTASDTFPDRIRKNSKCAIGIVNFKPHTGLFLHAGFRGTAIVKPFKKIIANQLLSRYMGPEIEKWDPRFKDLDDSNVLICFSPETVVVRDQSYVLPKSEQN, from the coding sequence ATGATGAGAATTAATAGGGATACAGGTAGGAGCTTTGATTTAGAAAATTTTCTATCCATGCCATTAGTAGCTCATTTATCTACGGTGGCAGAAGATTCACCAAGGGATTCACCAGTATGGTTTTACTGGCAAGATAAAAAAATTTGGATAATTGGAACAGCTTCAGATACATTTCCAGATAGAATAAGGAAGAACTCAAAATGTGCAATTGGAATAGTAAATTTCAAGCCTCATACTGGTCTGTTTTTACATGCAGGATTTAGAGGGACAGCAATTGTCAAGCCTTTTAAAAAGATAATAGCTAATCAGCTACTTTCTCGATATATGGGACCAGAAATTGAAAAATGGGACCCACGCTTTAAAGATTTAGATGATAGTAATGTTTTAATATGTTTTTCACCTGAAACAGTAGTAGTTCGTGACCAATCATATGTTCTTCCTAAAAGTGAACAAAATTAG